Part of the Triticum aestivum cultivar Chinese Spring chromosome 4D, IWGSC CS RefSeq v2.1, whole genome shotgun sequence genome is shown below.
CAAGGTCGCACGCTTCGGTAGCCCTGCCATTCTTCAGCAGGCACCCGAGGAGGTAGTTCCAGGAGTTGGCATTCGGGCCGCAGCTCCCCTTCCTCATTTCGTCGAACAGCTCGTGGGCGCCCCGGAAGTCGCCGGCCTTGCACTTGGCAGCCAAGAGGACGTTGTAGTAGCTCGCCCTCCTCGCCGTCTCCTCGATCACCCACACGGCCGCGTCGAGCTCGCCGATCGAGGCCAACGCCTTGACCAGCGAGAACACGCCGGACGCGCGGCACGGGCCGCCAACACCGTCCAGAGTCGTCAGAGTCGCCCTCACCGCGTCATCCACGCTGCTCGACGACCTCGCCGCGGCCTCCAGGAACGCGAACGCTTGCTCGGTAAGGGAGAGCCGCCGCGCCGACGCTTGCCCGAGGGCGCGGGCCATGGCGGGGTAGTCGGCCAGCCTGCCGGCGTTCTGGACGAGCAGGTTGTGGGCGCGGGCGCTCGGGGGGACGCCCCTGTGCCGGGAGAGCCAGGCGAAGAAGCGGAACGAGGGGACGCCGCGCTCCGTGAGCGCGCGGAGCGCCGCCGACACAGCGGCGTCGGAGAGGGGCGGGCCGAGGCGGTCCAGGTCCGCCTCCAGGCTGCCGCCATCGCCGCCTGCCGCGACGAGGCTGACGATCGCATTcgaggtggcggcggtggtggggtCGCTGCTGCGGAGATTTGAGGAGGGTCTCGAGGAGGAGAAGGTCGCGCCGCCGGCAGAGACTGCGCGGTGGAGCCGCCGGGGGATGAGACGAGACATTGGTGTGCTCCGAGTCTGGCTGGAACTGGAACTggactgtttttttttttttttttttttttttttgaggggtggaACTGGACTGCTTGAAACGCCAGTGGCAACTGAGATTGATGGGCCAATCTGGGCCGTGAATGGCTGGCCGAACGGTTCCTATGGCACTTTGAAAATTAGCTACGAAAATGAGATTTATTTTTTTTGGCTGTGGAAAATGAGAATTTAGAAAGCATAACCAGCAACAAGCAAACGTTCAGCTCAGTGGCAAGTTGAGGATATGTTTAATTAGAACATGTGTTCAAAGCTACAGTTTAGTCCATGTAAAAAAAAGGTAAAAAAGAAAGAAGTGCCAGTGGCCATTAGGTCACCATAGTCTCCAAGACTTGACTTTGAAATATTTTTCCTATTTTTGAAATGTAGAAGCTTAATTTTAACTTTTCCCAATTACCTAgaacattgaatagatctccaaacaGGAAAAAAAATTTCTATCCACAGTTGGTTAAAAAAAAACCCACCGTTCCTACTTGTCATTTGAAACACTTATATGGTGTGATATAAAATACCATAATGCACCTTTGGACCAGATATCAACTCCTGTTGACTCAGATTTTAACTTTTCCCAATTACCTCAAACATTGAATAGATCTCGAAACACACAAAAAAAAATTCTATCCATCGTTGGTTCAAAAAAAAACTCACCCTTCCTACTTGTCATTTAAACACTTACTAGTGGTTAGGGCCCGCCATTGCGAGCCCGAAATTGTTTCACACGCGACACTACTCGCACGACCTGCAGACGATAGCATCAGTAAGGAAAAAACAATTCCTCTCCTGCCTACAGCCTCGCAGTTGGCACTGCGATCGTGCATGCATCGGTCGCAATATATCGTGTGTATAGCACCGTTCTTGCGAGCCGCTTGAGAGAAAGCTGTGCGCACCTCACCTTCATCTCGAAAGTAAAAAAATATCCTCGCGTCACGTGGACATCGTATCcatctcaaaaagaaaaagaaaaagaaaaatactagAAAAACTTTTCTCAAAAAGATAAAAAATTCTCACTTCCATCTTCAAAAATAATCTTAAAAGGTTAAAAACTTTCTCACCATGACCAACCAGCATGCGCCACATGGCCACCTTTCTACCGCATATTACTGTGTTTAATGTAGTTTGATATAAAACATCATAATTGACCGTTGGACTAGAGATCAAGTCCCGTTGACTCAGATTTGGGTAGAAACTCTTGCCAATCCCACATGACGACATAAAGAATATGCATAAATGAATCATATCAAGTCCTTATATTTCCCACGTCTAAGGAAAATTACTCACACATGAGAGGGGATAACCAAATATCACAGAGATAAAGCCAAGGAAAATCATATCGATAATATCGCAAACATCCGCAATAAGATGAATGATTAAATAAGTATTTATCTCAAGATTAGTACAAATAGAGTAACAAAGCTTAACTTACAACTTGGAATTCCTCTCCCTATGGTGGTGTTGCTATGAATGGAAATGAATATGGGTGGAAGAGAAGGAATGGATCCCCGGTGGTTTTTCTTCTCGAATTCTCTTCTCTCTTTGTTCTGGATGTCGGGGCGGCGCCTCTGTCTCTGAAGTATGTTGTGCCTTCACGAAAGTGGCATTTGTAGATGAGGTGGTGGCAGCGCCAAGTTGTACG
Proteins encoded:
- the LOC123099034 gene encoding pentatricopeptide repeat-containing protein At3g04760, chloroplastic isoform X1, encoding MSRLIPRRLHRAVSAGGATFSSSRPSSNLRSSDPTTAATSNAIVSLVAAGGDGGSLEADLDRLGPPLSDAAVSAALRALTERGVPSFRFFAWLSRHRGVPPSARAHNLLVQNAGRLADYPAMARALGQASARRLSLTEQAFAFLEAAARSSSSVDDAVRATLTTLDGVGGPCRASGVFSLVKALASIGELDAAVWVIEETARRASYYNVLLAAKCKAGDFRGAHELFDEMRKGSCGPNANSWNYLLGCLLKNGRATEACDLVETMERSDHDDIPNSLTYEILTYHACKAGKMDSARQILDQLFSENLTPRITIHTAFIKGYFYAGRIDDACDYVRAMSTRDSHSTNRNYSLLAKLLHRSGRIVEAGSVLYELMEKGLRPDHSAYVTVSKGLHKMGRGDLCAELKSLFQKFIAQSDERDCQLHLAFLQTSCCLTSPTLQKA
- the LOC123099034 gene encoding pentatricopeptide repeat-containing protein At3g04760, chloroplastic isoform X2 yields the protein MSRLIPRRLHRAVSAGGATFSSSRPSSNLRSSDPTTAATSNAIVSLVAAGGDGGSLEADLDRLGPPLSDAAVSAALRALTERGVPSFRFFAWLSRHRGVPPSARAHNLLVQNAGRLADYPAMARALGQASARRLSLTEQAFAFLEAAARSSSSVDDAVRATLTTLDGVGGPCRASGVFSLVKALASIGELDAAVWVIEETARRASYYNVLLAAKCKAGDFRGAHELFDEMRKGSCGPNANSWNYLLGCLLKNGRATEACDLVETMERSDHDDIPNSLTYEILTYHACKAGKMDSARQILDQLFSENLTPRITIHTAFIKGYFYAGRIDDACDYVRAMSTRDSHSTNRNYSLLAKLLHSVQRFAQDGKGRSVC